The proteins below are encoded in one region of Salmo salar chromosome ssa02, Ssal_v3.1, whole genome shotgun sequence:
- the LOC106562516 gene encoding zinc finger and SCAN domain-containing protein 31-like, with translation MSSLSYSPPAKEEAVCWTENKAPEGIWLNIVVKEEKEEEDVTVKKQVKVEAVPVKEEEEDVTVKEEEDTFRVKEEEEEQEEDAGEEGEMTVTLKEEDEEETEDLIETRERPDSHSDSRKNPSGGPDPVTHKPARQHHSLSWALKQHERTHTGEKPFQCSHCGKRFARLRSLKEHERTHTGENLFQCSHCGKRFTRLMSLKEHERIHTGEKPFQCSKCEQSFTRLRNLKRHEKIHTGEIISNVPSVEIVLSI, from the exons atgagttcactaagctactctcctcctgctaaagaagaagcggtctgctggacggagaataAGGCTCCAGAGGGTAtatggctgaacattgtcgtgaaagaggagaaagaagaggaggatgtcacagttaAAAAACAAGTAAAGGTTGAGGCTGTtcccgtgaaagaagaagaggaagacgttactgtgaaagaagaggaagacacgttcagagtgaaagaggaggaggaagagcaagaggaggatgcaggggaggagggggagatgactgtcacattgaaaGAAGAAGACGAGGAGGAGACAGAAGATCTGATTGAGACCA GAGAAAGACcagactctcactctgacagcAGAAAGAATCCTTCAGGAGGACCAGACCCAGTGACACACAAACCAGCGAGACAACACCACTCCCTATCATGGGCCCTAAAacagcatgagaggacacacacaggggaaaagcctttccaatgttcccactgtggaaagcGTTTTGCCCGCTTAAGGAGCCTGAAggagcatgagaggacacacacaggggaaaatcttttccaatgttcccactgtggaaagcGTTTTACCCGCTTAATGAGCCTGAAGGAGCATGAGAGGATACACACAGgggaaaagcctttccaatgttccaaGTGTGAACAGAGTTTTACCCGCTTAAGGAACCTGAAGAGGCATGAGAAGATACACACAGGGGAAATaatttccaatgttcccagtgtggaaatagTTTTATCAATTTAA
- the LOC106562514 gene encoding zinc finger protein 771 has product MLASPTMRALSYSPPDKEEVCWTEKETMGLNIVRKEEEEEDITVKGEEEAFRMKEEEEEAISITLKEEEKNVTVKEEDVTVKEEKEPFRVKEEGIEAVTVKEEEEVEAVTVKEEEGIEAVTVKEEEVIEAVTVKEEEEIEAVTVKEEEGIEAVTVKEEEVIEAVTVKEEEVIEAVTVKEEEGIEAVTVKEEEVGAFRMKEEDIIVKEEEEHFRVKDEEGIEAVTVEEEEEVEAFRMKKEEEEAITLIEEEEDVLGDEGEEEETEDLINTREGPDSHSDSGKSPSGGPDPVTPKPVRQHHCSQCEKRFSQSWALKRHERTHTGERPFQCSQCGKSFTLLGNLREHKRIHSGEKPYHCSQCGKRFAWLGSLKQHERIHTGEKPFQCSQCGKRFTRLRSLKEHERIHTGEKPFQCSQCGKRFTQLGTLKEHETTHAQEKLYQCSLCGKSFINLKHLNKHARIHTQEEKTYHCSQCGKTFSQSEDLKSHERIEALCSDLCF; this is encoded by the exons atgctagctagcccgACCATGAGggcactaagctactctcctcctgataaagaagaggtctgctggacggagaaagaaactatggggctgaacattgtcaggaaagaagaggaggaggaggatattacagtaaaaggagaggaagaagctttcagaatgaaagaggaggaagaagaggctaTCAGTATCACATtgaaagaagaggagaagaacgttacagtgaaagaagaggatgttacagtgaaagaagagaaagaacctTTTAGAGTGAAAGAAGAGGGGATAGAGGCTgtcacagtgaaagaagaggaggaggtagaggctgtcacagtgaaagaagaggaggggatagaggctgtcacagtgaaagaagaggaggtaaTAGAGGCTgtcacagtgaaagaagaggaggagatagaggctgtcacagtgaaagaagaggaggggatagaggctgtcacagtgaaagaagaggaggtaaTAGAGGCTgtcacagtgaaagaagaggaggtaaTAGAGGCTgtcacagtgaaagaagaggaggggatagaggctgtcacagtgaaagaagaggaggtagGCGCTTTCAGAATGAAAGAGGAGGATATtatagtgaaagaagaggaagaacatTTTAGagtgaaagatgaagaggggATAGAGGCTGTCACagtggaagaagaggaggaggtagaagctttcaggatgaaaaaggaggaagaggaggccatAACATTGatagaagaagaggaggatgttttgggagatgaaggggaggaagaggagactgaagatctgattaacacca gagaggGACCTGACTCTCACTCTGACAGTGGAAAGAGTCCTTCAGGGGGACCAGACCCAGTGACACCCAAACCAGTGAGACAACACCACTGCTCCCAATGTGAAAAGAGATTTTCTCAATCATGGGCCCTAAAAcggcatgagaggacacacacaggtgaaaggcctttccaatgttcccagtgtggaaagagttttactttGTTAGGAAACCTGAGGGAGCACAAGAgaatacactctggagagaaaccgtaccactgttcccagtgtggaaagcgtTTCGCCTGGTTAGGGAGCCTAAAGCAGCATGAGAGGATACACACAGgggaaaagcctttccaatgttcccagtgtggaaagcggTTTACCCGCTTAAGGAGCCTGAAGGAGCATGAGAGGATACACACAGgggaaaagcctttccaatgttcccagtgtggaaagcgtTTTACCCAGTTAGGGACCCTAAAAGAGCATGAGACAACACACGCACAAGAAAAGCTCTACCAATGCTccctgtgtggaaagagttttatcaATTTAAAACATCTGAATAAGCATGCAAGAatacatacacaggaggagaagacttaccactgctctcagtgtggaaagacattttcccagtcagaggacctgaaatcacatgagagaatagaggCGCTGTGTTCTGACTTATGTTTTTGA